A single window of Kitasatospora sp. HUAS MG31 DNA harbors:
- a CDS encoding sensor histidine kinase, translating into MQQPRGDGMGVDTLIRPVTRPVRSWRALGKPQRTEMYVRWSLYLMAPMQLFFVLLAIGANPDLDPPVWVLRFVVAAGLADAVVMVVTLRAGLDHYLGRRDLPVAALATGFALALATVWGVALLGPGPDGTTPTGALMAPVALPFWFAPISVAVPPRRAALVAGAMMALAVPPLLVGGMGVGEAVGALTGLSFALVVVAGTCRCSAWLAGVVWELDAARETQSQLAVAQERLRFSRDLHDVLGRNLTTMALKSELAVQLAVRGRPEAADQMTEVQRIAQESQREVRDLVRGYRSADLQVELTGARSVLRSADVACEVDLVAEVGSLPAAAQSVLGWVVREATTNVLRHSEAAHCRIRLRTEDGRALLEIENDGVPAAPATPAGSTGGHGLAGLRERLAAHGGELHLPAAVPGAFTVLAVLPLDTTAPEVPSR; encoded by the coding sequence ATGCAGCAGCCACGGGGGGACGGGATGGGCGTCGACACACTGATCAGGCCGGTGACCCGGCCGGTGCGGAGCTGGCGGGCCCTCGGCAAGCCCCAGCGCACCGAGATGTACGTCCGCTGGTCGCTGTACCTGATGGCACCGATGCAGCTGTTCTTCGTGCTCCTCGCCATCGGCGCCAACCCCGACCTGGACCCTCCGGTCTGGGTGCTGCGCTTCGTGGTGGCCGCGGGCCTGGCCGACGCGGTGGTGATGGTGGTCACCCTGCGCGCCGGTCTCGACCACTACCTGGGCCGGCGCGACCTGCCGGTCGCCGCCCTGGCCACCGGCTTCGCCCTGGCCCTGGCGACGGTGTGGGGGGTGGCGCTGCTCGGGCCCGGTCCCGACGGGACCACGCCCACGGGAGCCCTCATGGCGCCGGTGGCGCTGCCCTTCTGGTTCGCCCCGATCAGTGTGGCGGTGCCGCCGCGACGGGCGGCGCTGGTGGCCGGCGCGATGATGGCGCTCGCCGTCCCGCCGCTGCTGGTCGGCGGGATGGGGGTGGGTGAGGCCGTCGGGGCGCTGACCGGCCTGTCCTTCGCTCTGGTCGTGGTCGCGGGCACCTGCCGCTGCTCGGCCTGGCTGGCCGGGGTGGTGTGGGAGCTGGACGCCGCCCGCGAGACCCAGTCCCAGCTGGCGGTGGCCCAGGAGCGGCTGCGGTTCTCCCGCGACCTGCACGACGTCCTGGGGCGCAACCTCACCACCATGGCGCTGAAGAGCGAGCTGGCCGTCCAGCTGGCGGTCCGCGGCCGCCCGGAGGCGGCAGACCAGATGACCGAGGTGCAGCGGATCGCCCAGGAGTCGCAGCGCGAGGTCCGCGACCTGGTGCGCGGCTACCGCTCGGCCGACCTGCAGGTCGAGCTGACCGGCGCCCGCTCGGTGCTGCGGTCGGCCGACGTGGCCTGCGAGGTCGACCTGGTGGCCGAGGTGGGGTCGCTGCCCGCCGCCGCGCAGTCGGTGCTGGGCTGGGTGGTCCGCGAGGCGACCACCAACGTGCTGCGGCACAGCGAGGCCGCGCACTGCCGGATCCGGCTGCGGACCGAGGACGGCCGCGCCCTGCTGGAGATCGAGAACGACGGGGTGCCGGCCGCCCCGGCCACCCCGGCCGGCTCCACCGGCGGCCACGGGCTGGCCGGGCTGCGCGAGCGGCTGGCCGCCCACGGCGGCGAGCTGCACCTGCCGGCCGCCGTGCCGGGCGCCTTCACGGTGCTGGCCGTCCTGCCGCTCGACACCACGGCCCCGGAGGTGCCGTCCCGATGA
- a CDS encoding response regulator transcription factor — protein MTDPVRVLLADDEHLIRGALAALLSLEVDITVVAEAASGPEALAMAKAHRPDVAVLDLQMPGLDGIEVAAELRHRLPDCRTMIVTGHGRPGYLKRALEVGVRGFLPKTVSASDLAGIIRTVRAGGRYVDPELAADAISAGDSPLTPRETDVLELAAHGTSIAEIADRAALSPGTVRNYLSSAAGKLGAENRHAAVRIAREHGWI, from the coding sequence ATGACCGACCCCGTACGCGTCCTGCTGGCCGACGACGAGCACCTGATCCGCGGGGCGCTGGCCGCGCTGCTGTCGCTGGAGGTGGACATCACCGTGGTGGCCGAGGCCGCCTCCGGGCCGGAGGCGCTGGCCATGGCCAAGGCGCACCGGCCGGACGTCGCGGTGCTGGACCTGCAGATGCCCGGCCTGGACGGCATCGAGGTGGCGGCCGAGCTGCGCCACCGGCTGCCGGACTGCCGGACGATGATCGTGACCGGCCACGGCCGGCCCGGCTACCTGAAGCGGGCGCTGGAGGTGGGGGTCCGGGGGTTCCTGCCCAAGACGGTCTCCGCCTCCGACCTGGCCGGGATCATCCGGACCGTCCGGGCGGGCGGGCGGTACGTGGACCCGGAGCTGGCGGCGGACGCGATCAGCGCCGGGGACAGCCCGCTGACCCCGCGCGAGACGGACGTCCTGGAGCTGGCCGCGCACGGCACCTCGATCGCGGAGATCGCCGACCGGGCCGCGCTCTCCCCCGGGACGGTCCGCAACTACCTCTCCTCGGCGGCCGGCAAGCTCGGCGCGGAGAACCGCCACGCCGCGGTCCGGATCGCCCGCGAGCACGGCTGGATCTGA
- a CDS encoding ABC transporter permease — MTTAAPATTAADAAPGTARTTPVRRMLALGRTETTLLLRNRTALFMALAMPPVMIVGLRGILEAQAGSHPGIDLHATLVNGVAGLILMMVVYYNLTGSFVARRGELVLKRLRTGEASDVEILAGTALPSVVLALLQCALLGGAAAVLMGLPMPVNPLLMIIGLTLAIALLGALAAVTSSFTKTVESAGLTTMPLMLLAQFGSGLLIPLETMPQPIAAACKTLPTTPAFQLLRLGWFGTDDADPATDFLGTWSQGAFHLMLGVLWTATAFWAAHRWFRWEPRR; from the coding sequence ATGACCACCGCCGCCCCCGCGACGACCGCCGCCGACGCCGCCCCCGGCACCGCCCGGACCACCCCCGTACGCCGGATGCTGGCTCTCGGCCGGACCGAGACCACGCTGCTGCTGCGCAACCGGACCGCCCTGTTCATGGCCCTGGCGATGCCGCCCGTCATGATCGTCGGCCTGCGCGGGATCCTGGAGGCCCAGGCCGGGTCCCACCCCGGGATCGACCTCCACGCCACCCTGGTGAACGGTGTGGCCGGGCTGATCCTGATGATGGTCGTCTACTACAACCTGACCGGCTCCTTCGTGGCCCGGCGCGGCGAGCTGGTGCTCAAGCGGCTGCGCACCGGCGAGGCCTCGGACGTGGAGATCCTGGCGGGCACCGCGCTCCCCTCGGTGGTGCTGGCCCTGCTGCAGTGCGCCCTGCTCGGCGGCGCGGCGGCGGTCCTGATGGGCCTGCCGATGCCGGTGAACCCGCTCCTCATGATCATCGGGCTGACGCTGGCGATCGCTCTGCTGGGGGCCCTCGCTGCGGTGACCAGCTCCTTCACCAAGACGGTGGAGAGCGCCGGCCTCACCACCATGCCGCTGATGCTGCTCGCCCAGTTCGGCTCCGGCCTGCTGATCCCGCTGGAGACCATGCCGCAGCCGATCGCCGCGGCCTGCAAGACGCTGCCGACCACCCCGGCCTTCCAGCTGCTGCGGCTCGGCTGGTTCGGGACCGACGACGCGGACCCGGCCACCGACTTCCTCGGCACCTGGAGCCAGGGCGCCTTCCACCTCATGCTGGGCGTGCTGTGGACCGCCACCGCGTTCTGGGCCGCCCACCGCTGGTTCCGCTGGGAGCCCCGGCGCTGA